Part of the uncultured Desulfobacter sp. genome, GCGGCCATTGATCACGGCGGTATCTTCTGCGGTCATATTTTTGAAAATAGACCATTTGGAATTGATATAGCTGTCAAAGTCCGGATACCGGTTCAGGTGATCTTCGGCAATATTGAGCAGTGCTGCCGTTTGGGGTTTGAAGGTCTGGGCAAGATCGAGCTGGAAGGAGGAAATTTCAGCCACCACAACGTCCTTGGGATTATCCTGCATGAGATATTCCACCAGCGGGGTGCCGATATTACCGCCCATAAAGCAGGAAACGCCCGAAGCTTCAAGCATGGCTGTGGTCAGTTCCGTGGTGGTGGTCTTTCCATTTGTGGCTGTTATCGCGATGACCGGTGTGGTGTTGTAGCGGTGAAAAATATCCAGTTCGCCTGTGACGGTTACGCCCTTTTCCCGGGCCGCCCGGATGAACGGCATGGTTAAGGGAATACCGGGGCTGGGGATAATCACGGATGCCTTGTCGAACATCTCCTGGGTGTGCCTGCCGATCACCACCGGAATGCCAAGTTTTTCCAAGCTCGCTGCTTCATCTGTCTTTGTTTCATCAATATCCGTGGCCGCCACGCAGTGCCCCCGGGAGTTGAGAAAGCGGGCCATGGAAAGGCCACAGGCCCCTAAGCCCACAATGAGTTCATATGTTTCAGGAAACTTGGACATCTTATCTTATCTTCAACGTACTTAGGGAGAGGGCGGCCAGGGTAATGGAAATAATCCAGAACCGGACGATCACCTTGGATTCATGCCAGCCTTTCAGTTCAAAATGGTGATGCAAAGGAGCCATTCTGAAGATTCTCTTGCCGTGGGTGAGTTTAAAATAGCCCACCTGAAGGATTACGGAACCTGCTTCCATGACAAAAAGTCCGCCTACCAGCACCAGCATGATCTCCTGTTTGGTGACCACGGCAATGGTGCCCAGGATCGCCCCCAGGGGGATGGAGCCGGTATCGCCCATGAAGATCTGGGCCGGATGGGCATTGAACCATAAAAATCCCATGCCTGCACCTGCCAGGATGCCGCAGATGACCGAGACTTCACCGGCTGCCGGAATGTGCCGGACATGCAGATATTGTGCAAATTCGGTATGGCCGGCCACATAGGCAAACAGCATATAGGTGAAGGATGCCACGATAAACGGTCCGATGGCCAGGCCGTCCAGGCCGTCAGTGAGGTTTACGGCATTGGATGTGCCCACAATCACCAGGCAGGCAAAGGGAATATAAAACACACCCAGATCAATGGCCACGTTTTTGAAGAACGGCACGGTCAGCACGGCGTTGAAATCCGGGCTGCTGTATATCAGAAAACCGATGAGCAGGCCTGAGAGAATCTGGAGAAGGAATTTACTTTTTGCCGTGAATCCCATGTTTGTTTTTTTGCTCAACGACAGGTAGTCGTCAATAAAGCCGATGGCACCGAAAAGCAGGGTGACCAGCATCAGAATGTTCACATAGTGGTTGGTGAAGTTCCCCCATAAAAAGGTGGAAACAAAAATGGAAAACAAAATCATGATGCCGCCCATGGTGGGGGTGCCCTG contains:
- the mraY gene encoding phospho-N-acetylmuramoyl-pentapeptide-transferase, coding for MFYQFLYPLHDLNTVFNIFRYITFRTIYGGLTAFIICFILGPFVIRRLQIMHFGQIIQTDGPQSHLKKQGTPTMGGIMILFSIFVSTFLWGNFTNHYVNILMLVTLLFGAIGFIDDYLSLSKKTNMGFTAKSKFLLQILSGLLIGFLIYSSPDFNAVLTVPFFKNVAIDLGVFYIPFACLVIVGTSNAVNLTDGLDGLAIGPFIVASFTYMLFAYVAGHTEFAQYLHVRHIPAAGEVSVICGILAGAGMGFLWFNAHPAQIFMGDTGSIPLGAILGTIAVVTKQEIMLVLVGGLFVMEAGSVILQVGYFKLTHGKRIFRMAPLHHHFELKGWHESKVIVRFWIISITLAALSLSTLKIR